In the genome of Mycobacterium kansasii ATCC 12478, one region contains:
- a CDS encoding DUF3263 domain-containing protein, protein MDGAMARANRAGDDSDIAEGLTRREHDILAFERQWWKFAGAKEEAIKELFSMSATRYYQVLNALVDRPEALAADPMLVKRLRRLRASRQKARAARRLGFEVT, encoded by the coding sequence ATGGACGGCGCTATGGCGCGGGCAAATCGAGCGGGGGACGACTCTGACATTGCCGAAGGTCTGACCCGTCGCGAGCACGACATCCTGGCTTTCGAACGTCAATGGTGGAAGTTCGCCGGTGCCAAGGAAGAAGCGATCAAAGAGCTGTTCTCCATGTCGGCGACACGCTATTACCAAGTGCTCAATGCGCTGGTTGACCGGCCCGAGGCACTGGCCGCGGACCCCATGCTCGTGAAACGGCTGCGACGGCTGCGTGCCAGCCGCCAGAAGGCGCGGGCGGCGCGGCGCCTTGGCTTCGAGGTGACCTGA
- the sodC gene encoding superoxide dismutase[Cu-Zn] — protein MSMPAGHRPVVAATLSALSAAACVALVSACSSPQHASTTPGTTPSIWTGSPAPSEGNGHQEGVPGAQGLTTQLRAPDGTEVATAKFEFGNGFATVTIVTTGTGHLTPGFHGVHIHQAGKCEPNSVAPSGGAPGDFLSAGGHFQVPGRAKAGQSSGDLTSLQVRGDGSGTLVTTTDAFTMDDLVSGEKTAIIIHAGADNFANIPADRYNQANGTPGPDQTTLTTGDAGKRVACGVIGSG, from the coding sequence ATGTCTATGCCCGCCGGTCACCGCCCCGTCGTAGCCGCCACCCTGTCCGCCCTGTCCGCGGCCGCTTGCGTCGCTCTGGTAAGCGCGTGCTCGTCGCCGCAACACGCCTCCACGACACCGGGTACCACGCCGTCGATCTGGACCGGATCACCCGCGCCGTCGGAGGGCAACGGCCATCAGGAGGGAGTGCCCGGCGCACAGGGCTTGACCACCCAGCTGCGGGCACCCGACGGTACCGAGGTTGCGACCGCGAAGTTCGAGTTCGGCAACGGATTCGCGACCGTCACCATCGTCACCACGGGCACCGGGCACCTCACCCCCGGTTTCCACGGCGTGCACATTCACCAGGCGGGCAAGTGCGAGCCCAATTCGGTCGCCCCGTCCGGCGGGGCTCCCGGCGACTTCCTGTCCGCCGGCGGGCACTTCCAGGTGCCCGGGCGTGCCAAGGCCGGACAATCCAGTGGTGACTTGACGTCGCTGCAGGTGCGTGGCGACGGCAGCGGCACGCTGGTGACCACCACCGATGCCTTCACCATGGACGACCTGGTGAGCGGTGAAAAAACCGCGATCATCATTCACGCCGGTGCGGACAACTTCGCCAACATCCCAGCGGACCGCTACAACCAGGCCAACGGGACACCGGGTCCTGATCAGACCACGTTGACCACCGGTGACGCCGGCAAGCGGGTGGCGTGCGGTGTCATCGGTTCCGGCTAG
- a CDS encoding LytR C-terminal domain-containing protein → MNERVPDSTGLPLRAMVMVLLFLGVIFLLLGWQALGSSGKSDDDSSPVTSMTTTTAPTSTSTKTPANQAEVRVYNISGKEGVAGRTADQLKAAGFKVTEVTNLVVSDVSATTVYYGDAEGERATADAVGQKLGAPVERRIAELADQPPGVIVLVTG, encoded by the coding sequence ATGAACGAGCGCGTCCCCGACTCCACGGGGCTTCCCCTTCGGGCCATGGTGATGGTGCTGCTGTTCTTGGGCGTCATCTTCCTGCTGCTGGGCTGGCAAGCGCTGGGTTCGTCCGGGAAATCCGACGACGACTCGTCGCCGGTGACCAGCATGACGACCACCACGGCGCCCACCTCGACCAGCACCAAAACCCCGGCGAACCAGGCCGAGGTGCGGGTATACAACATCTCCGGCAAAGAAGGAGTCGCCGGACGTACCGCGGACCAACTCAAAGCGGCCGGCTTCAAAGTGACCGAGGTCACAAACCTCGTGGTGTCGGATGTCTCCGCCACCACCGTTTACTACGGCGACGCCGAGGGGGAGCGGGCCACCGCGGATGCGGTGGGACAGAAACTGGGAGCGCCCGTCGAGCGGCGCATCGCCGAACTCGCCGACCAGCCGCCCGGCGTCATCGTCCTCGTCACGGGTTGA